Proteins encoded together in one Sulfuricurvum sp. window:
- a CDS encoding nucleotidyltransferase domain-containing protein, translating to MQKDQALDILKQFKNDFADHFGIIRIGLFGSTVRNEAKSNSDIDVVVETKTPDMFAIVHAKNVLEKLFHTNVDVIRYREKMNPYLKQNIENEAVFV from the coding sequence ATGCAAAAAGATCAAGCGCTTGATATTCTAAAGCAGTTTAAAAACGATTTTGCCGATCATTTTGGGATCATCCGTATAGGGCTTTTTGGTTCAACCGTCCGTAATGAAGCAAAATCAAACAGTGATATAGATGTCGTAGTAGAAACTAAAACACCGGATATGTTTGCCATCGTTCATGCTAAAAACGTTCTAGAAAAGCTTTTTCATACCAATGTTGATGTAATCCGTTATCGTGAAAAAATGAATCCCTACCTCAAACAAAATATTGAGAATGAGGCTGTTTTTGTCTAA
- a CDS encoding HepT-like ribonuclease domain-containing protein, which yields MSNQVLIILEQINEALKTVTTRFEPVINSNYFTDSPEGKEKLDGICMQLIAIGESLKKIDKLTDKKLLQEYSEIDWIGAKGVRDIISHHYFDIDADEIYWICDQQIIPMQLTVEKIISDINAADFPHR from the coding sequence TTGTCTAACCAAGTCCTCATCATCCTCGAACAAATCAATGAGGCACTTAAAACGGTTACTACACGCTTTGAACCTGTAATAAATAGCAACTATTTTACCGACTCCCCTGAAGGGAAAGAGAAACTTGACGGTATTTGTATGCAACTCATCGCTATTGGTGAAAGTCTCAAAAAAATTGATAAGCTCACTGATAAAAAATTACTGCAAGAATATTCTGAAATAGACTGGATCGGGGCAAAAGGGGTGAGAGATATTATTTCCCATCACTATTTTGACATTGATGCCGATGAGATATATTGGATATGTGATCAGCAGATCATACCCATGCAGTTAACGGTAGAAAAAATAATTAGTGATATAAATGCTGCAGATTTCCCACACCGTTAG
- the arfB gene encoding alternative ribosome rescue aminoacyl-tRNA hydrolase ArfB gives MLQISHTVSIPDSEIEITAIRSQGAGGQNVNKVSTAIHLRFDINASTLPDFYKERLLEITDHRITKDGIINIKSQESRSQEENKEAALERLKELIKSVTVVQKKRRATKPTKNSQKRRMDSKTKHGNIKKMRGKVDKGEG, from the coding sequence ATGCTGCAGATTTCCCACACCGTTAGTATCCCCGACTCCGAGATCGAGATAACCGCTATCCGCTCTCAGGGAGCAGGGGGACAAAATGTCAACAAAGTCTCCACCGCCATCCATCTACGATTCGATATCAACGCCTCAACGCTTCCTGATTTCTACAAAGAACGCCTCCTGGAGATTACCGATCACCGTATCACCAAAGACGGGATCATCAACATCAAATCCCAAGAATCGAGAAGTCAGGAAGAGAACAAAGAAGCGGCATTGGAACGGCTCAAAGAGCTGATCAAAAGCGTCACTGTCGTTCAGAAGAAACGAAGAGCGACCAAGCCGACGAAGAACTCTCAAAAACGGCGGATGGACAGCAAGACAAAGCACGGGAATATCAAGAAGATGCGGGGTAAAGTAGATAAAGGTGAAGGATGA
- a CDS encoding peptidylprolyl isomerase, producing the protein MPVTKNSIVTVDYQIFDTEGNLLHEEDEPIVYLHGDYGQIFKAIEEALEGKEVDDTFTVKLSSDKAFGEYDPELVVTEALSELPAEVTIGMEVDGYLDEDGEDVIIYTVTDIEGDRATLDGNHPLAGIDLVFEGKILDIESATAEEIEEILNSDD; encoded by the coding sequence ATGCCTGTCACTAAAAATTCTATTGTCACTGTCGATTATCAGATTTTCGACACAGAGGGTAACCTCCTTCACGAGGAAGATGAACCGATTGTTTATCTCCATGGTGATTACGGTCAGATTTTTAAGGCCATCGAAGAGGCATTGGAAGGGAAAGAAGTCGATGATACCTTCACCGTCAAACTCTCATCCGACAAAGCATTCGGTGAATATGATCCTGAGTTGGTTGTCACGGAAGCACTCAGCGAACTCCCCGCAGAGGTAACTATCGGCATGGAAGTCGACGGCTATCTCGATGAAGATGGCGAAGATGTCATTATCTATACGGTCACTGATATAGAAGGTGATCGTGCCACACTCGATGGAAATCATCCACTCGCGGGTATAGATCTCGTTTTCGAAGGAAAAATCTTGGATATAGAATCAGCAACGGCAGAAGAAATCGAAGAGATTCTCAATAGCGATGACTAA